The nucleotide sequence TACAGGGCAGCGGCCGGAGTCCGCGAGGGTTGATCCTCTACTTTCCTGTGGGCCGCGCCGGTCCCTTCGCGCCCTTCTTCCGGAAGCCCATGTCCTCGTAGACCGGGGTCTGGAAGCCGAAGGCACCCGCGTTGGCGAGGGTGGTGCGGGCGGCGACGAGCTGGGGGCGCTGGTAGAGCGGGATGGACCCGGCGGCGGCCCAGATCCGGGCGTCCGCCTTGCGGATCAGGGAGCGGGTCTTCGACTCGTCGAGGGTGGACATGGCCTGGTCGAAGAGCTGGTCGACCCGGTCCGTGCCGACGCGCGTGTAGTTCTGCTCGACGCTCAGCGAGCCGTCCGCCGCGGGCACCGGCTTGGCGTAGATCGGCCGGGCGTCGGTGGCGGGGTACGCGGAGGTCGGCCAGGAGTACAGCGCGAGGTCGTACTGCCCGTTCGCGATGTGATCCTTGAAGTAGCTCTCGTCGGCGACCTTCGTGATCTCCGTACGGATCCCGACGCGCTCCAGCATCACCGCGATCCGCTCACCGACGACCCGCAGCGACTCCGTCCCCGGCCCCGACGGCAGCACGAACCGCAGGGTCAGCAGCTTGCCGTTCTTGGCGAGCGGCCCCCGCGCGGCATCGGCGGGCGCCCGCGTCCCCTGTGGCGCGTACGCGCCGGGCGCACCGCCCGGCTTGAACTGCTTGCCGTCCTGAGCGAGGTTCGCGTCGGCGTCGTAGGGCTTGTTGTCGCCGACGATGTTCGTGCTCTCGTCCTCGGAGGAGCCGGATTCACCGGAGCCGGGCTTGGCGGAACCGGAGGCGGAGGGCTTGGCGGAACCGGAGCCGGGCTTGTCGGAGCCGGAGTCGTCCTTCGTCCTGGTCTTCTCCCCTTCCGCGCCGGCCGCCTTCTTGCTCGCCCCAAGGGGCTCGCGGGGTTCGACAGGGCCGCCCTGCTCCCATCCGGCGTCGGCGAGCAGGGCACGTGCCTCGTCGGCGTCATGGTCGCCGAGGGCGCCGCTGTTGTCGGCGTAGGCGGCCTGGCCGGCGAGGGCGAGGTGGCTGCCGACGGGGACGGCGGGCAGGCCGAGGGGCTCCAGAACGAGGGCGGCGAGCTTCTCGCGGTCGAGGGCGCGGGCCACGGCGCGGCGGACGCGCTCGTCGGCGAGAGGGCCGTCGGAACCGTTCAGGGCGAGCTGGGTGAACGCGGGTTCCAGGGACCTGCGGAGGGCGAAACCGCGCAGGGCCGACTGCTGGGCGGTGTACTCGGCGATCGCCGCGCGCCGCTTCTCCCGGGCGCTGAGCTCGTCGTTCGCGGCCTTCTCGTCCGAGCCGTGCGCGATGGCCCAGGACCGCAACGACTTCGCGGGGGTCAGGGCGGAGCCGGGTCCCTGGGCGAGGGAGCCGTCCGGGGCCACGGGACCGTGCTCGGCGAGGGAACCGCTCCGCGAGAGCGGCCCGGCGCCCCGCGAGTCCTCCTTGTCGCGGGAGGTTTTGTCGCGGGAGGCCTTGTCACGGGAGGCGAGCATGATCCGTTCGGCCTGTGCCGAGTCGACCTCGGCGATGTCGACCTTGTCCTCGGCCAGTGCCTGGGCGCGCTCGGCGCGCGGTACGGCGCGCAGCACCAGCTCGGAGAGCTTGGCGGGGCGGCCCCACCAGCGCGGGTTGCGGACGAGCGTGACCTCGCCGCCCTTGCGGTCGACGTCCTTCAGCGTGAACGGCCCGGCGGTGACCTTGAGCCTCTTGCGGGCACCGTCGTTGAAGGAGTCGGGGGTGCCCATCACCTGCTTCGGGTACAGCGGCGAGAACAGCGACTTCCAGTCGGCGTACTGGCGGGCGAAGGTGACCCGGACCTCCAGGTCGTTGTCGCCGCGTTCGATCTTCTCGATGCGTTCGTAGCCGGCGTTCCTGGCGGTCCAGTACGCGGAGTCCTTGCCGGACAGCGCGCGCCACTGCGCGGCGAAGTCGGCGGCGCCGATCTCCCGGCCGTCGCTCCACACCGCCTCCTGGTGGAGCTTGTAGAGGACGACCTGCCGGGGCTCGCGATCGACGACCTTCGCGGACTCCAGGTACTCGGGGTTGAGCTGGGGGCGTCCGCTGGTGTCGAGCCGGTACATCGACGGCAGGACCGCGCCGGCGATCCGTGCCGTGGCCGGGTCGGCGTCCGACTGAAACGTGTTCAGCGTCTCCGGGACGGCGTCCACGGCCCAGCGCAGGGTGCCGCCGTCGGCGACGAGGTTCCGCGCGGCGGGCGCGATGTCCTGCCCGGCGACGGGCCTGCCCGCCGGATCCTCCTCGCTGCATCCGCTCAGCACGGGCATCGTGAGCACTCCGGCGACCAGGAACGCCAGGGAACGGCGCAGGGCGCGCGGTCGAACGCGGTCGTGGGGAATCGGCATCACTGCGACCTCCTCGCTCCGCGGTGGGAGAACGGGGACGGGGGTGGCTCTGATCACGTTCGGCGGTATATGGAGCTGATCAGACGGATGCGGCCACTGAAGAGGACGGGGTTCTTCCAGAGCCGCCGACACGACGGGTGGCGCCCTGGAACCCACCCGTTCGGACGCCTGGAGCTCGGGGGGTTCCGGTTGCGTGGCGGGTACGGGTGGGTTGTGGTTGCTCACGTGGTGCCCCGCGCCCCTGGAAAGCAAGGGCTGCGCCCCCTGCTGTACGTCGGCCCGCAGGGCCGTGTTTCAGGGGGCGCGGGGAACCGCGCGACCCGCCCCCACCCACCCGCGCACAAAGAACTCCCACCGGCCCGCGAGCTCCCCCGACGCAAAAGAACACCGCACACCGCTTCCCACCGGCAGGTGTGACGCGCGACACTCGCAGGCGCATGAACATTGCCGCCTGGGGCCCACCACCCCCTGAAAGCGAGGGCAAGTCATGTCCGTGCACGACGACTTGACGGCCGTCCGGCGCTGCCTGGACGAGCTGACCCGGTCCGTACGCCGCCTGGAACAGCAACTCGGCGGCAACGGCCTGGAGATTCGCCGCGTCCGAACCGACGCCGACCACCTGCGCGAGAGCATCGCGCTGCTCGGCGAGGCCGCCCCCGGCCTGGCCAAGCCGCGCCGCCCCGACCTGGTCCCCATTTCCGACACTCCGTACGACAGCTCCCTGTGGACGGACTCGGACGACGAAGGCCTCGGTGCCCGCGACCGCCGCGCACCCTGAATCGACGTAGACGAACGAAACGACAACCGACCCGACAAGCCCGACAAGCCAAGAACCCGACCGGGAGTCCCCCGTTGGCCACTGGTACGGAACCACCGGCAACAGAACCCCATCCACAGCGCGGCGGCGTACGGACCCGTACGCGCGCCGCGATCTCCGCCCCGCATCTGCGCACCGACCGCTGGTGGCTGGCCCCGGCCGCCACGGCCGCCGGACTGCTGGCCTTCATCGTGTACTCGACATGGCGGGCCTTCGCGGACGAGCACTACTACGCGGCCCCCTACGTCTCGCCGTTCTACTCGCCCTGTCTGGCGGAACGCTGCGAGCCCATGCGCGGGGGCCCCAACTGGGAGGTCCTCGGTGGCTGGTGGGGCATCTCACCGGCGATCATCATCCTGATCTTCCCGCTCGGCTTCCGCCTGACCTGCTACTACTACCGCAAGGCCTACTACCGCGGCTTCTGGGCGTCCCCGCCCGCCTGCGCGGTGGCCGAGCCGCACAAGAAGTACTCGGGCGAGACCCGGTTCCCGCTGATCCTGCAGAACCTCCACCGGTACTTCTTCTACGCGGCCCTGCTGGTCGCCGGCATCCTCACCTACGACACGGTCCTGAGCTTCCGCGACGAGAACTACGAGTGGGGCCACATGGGCCTCGGCACCCTCGTGTTCCTCGTCAACATCGTGCTGATCTGGGCGTACACCCTCTCCTGCCACTCGTGCCGGCACATCGTCGGCGGCAAGCTCAAGCACTTCTCCAAGCATCCCGTGCGCTACCGGCTGTGGCAGTGGGTCGGCAGGCTCAACGCCCGTCACATGCAGCTCGCCTGGGCCTCGTTGGTGAGTGTGGCGCTCGCCGACTTCTATGTGTATCTGGTCGCGTCCGGCGCCTTCGACGATCCGAGGTTGTTCTGATGTCCGTGGTCGAACGGCAGGAGTGGGACGTCGTCGTGATCGGCGCCGGCGGTGCCGGGCTTCGTGCCGCGATCGAGGCCCGCGAGCGGGGCGCCCGTACGGCCGTGATCTGCAAGTCCCTGTTCGGCAAGGCCCACACGGTGATGGCCGAGGGCGGTATCGCCGCCGCCATGGGCAACGTCAACTCCGGTGACAACTGGCAGGTCCACTTCCGCGACACCATGCGGGGCGGCAAGTTCCTCAACCAGTGGCGGATGGCGGAGCTGCACGCCCGCGAGGCACCCGACCGGGTGTGGGAGCTGGAGACCTGGGGCGCCCTCTTCGACCGTACGAAGGACGGCCGCATCTCGCAGCGCAACTTCGGCGGCCACGAGTACCCACGCCTCGCCCACGTCGGCGACCGTACGGGCCTGGAGCTGATCCGCACCCTCCAGCAGAAGATCGTCGCCCTCCAGCAGGAGGACCACAAGGAGACCGGTGACTACGAGTCCCGGCTGAAGGTCTTCCAGGAGTGCACGGTCACCCGGGTGTTGAAGGACGGCGCGCGGGTCTCCGGCGTCTTCGGCTACGAGCGCGAGTCGGGCCGGTTCTTCGTCCTCGAAGCGCCCGCCGTCGTCATCGCC is from Streptomyces sp. NBC_01314 and encodes:
- a CDS encoding ABC transporter substrate-binding protein; this encodes MPIPHDRVRPRALRRSLAFLVAGVLTMPVLSGCSEEDPAGRPVAGQDIAPAARNLVADGGTLRWAVDAVPETLNTFQSDADPATARIAGAVLPSMYRLDTSGRPQLNPEYLESAKVVDREPRQVVLYKLHQEAVWSDGREIGAADFAAQWRALSGKDSAYWTARNAGYERIEKIERGDNDLEVRVTFARQYADWKSLFSPLYPKQVMGTPDSFNDGARKRLKVTAGPFTLKDVDRKGGEVTLVRNPRWWGRPAKLSELVLRAVPRAERAQALAEDKVDIAEVDSAQAERIMLASRDKASRDKTSRDKEDSRGAGPLSRSGSLAEHGPVAPDGSLAQGPGSALTPAKSLRSWAIAHGSDEKAANDELSAREKRRAAIAEYTAQQSALRGFALRRSLEPAFTQLALNGSDGPLADERVRRAVARALDREKLAALVLEPLGLPAVPVGSHLALAGQAAYADNSGALGDHDADEARALLADAGWEQGGPVEPREPLGASKKAAGAEGEKTRTKDDSGSDKPGSGSAKPSASGSAKPGSGESGSSEDESTNIVGDNKPYDADANLAQDGKQFKPGGAPGAYAPQGTRAPADAARGPLAKNGKLLTLRFVLPSGPGTESLRVVGERIAVMLERVGIRTEITKVADESYFKDHIANGQYDLALYSWPTSAYPATDARPIYAKPVPAADGSLSVEQNYTRVGTDRVDQLFDQAMSTLDESKTRSLIRKADARIWAAAGSIPLYQRPQLVAARTTLANAGAFGFQTPVYEDMGFRKKGAKGPARPTGK